The Roseovarius sp. EL26 genome contains the following window.
TATCATCAATGACGTCAGAGACATCCTCTGGCGTTTGACTGGCTACGGTCGAAAGCGTGTAAGGAATGTTTGCCTGCGTTGCCGCACGTGCGAGTATCCGTTCTGCATCTGGCCAGATCAGCCCGGACATGCCCACCGGTGCAATTCCAACCGGCAACGCGTAGTCATGGCCTAAAAAAGATGTGCCGGTACTATATTTCAACTCGCCGCGCAGAATGGCAGGTGTCAGCTCAATCGCATCAAAACTCGCACGATTGCGCGCCTTGGCGGCATCCAGTCCGGTGCCGCTGTCCAGAAACTCCCACACGAAATGCGGCAGGCGCTTGCGGGCGCGGGCGCGCAGGTCAGACAGAGCCGGATATCTGGCATTCAAATCCATCCACACATTTGGGCGGTTTTTCAAGCGCTTGTCCAGTGCTGGAAAGATGTGGAACATTTGCTGAACAAACCTTTAACTCAGCTGCCACCCGCGCTATTCTGCGCGGATGAGCAGTTTTGACGATTCCGATGCCTTTGAAGGCGCCTCATTGGCCGCTCGCGCGATGGCTGCGCGGCCTATGCCCTATCTTGATGAATTGAATCCAGAGCAACGAGCCGCGGTAGAGGCTTTGGATGGTCCGGTATTAATGCTTGCTGGGGCCGGGACAGGTAAAACCAAGGCGCTGACTTCGCGTATTGTGCATTTGCTCAACACTGGCCGGGCGCGACCCAACGAAATTTTGGCGGTAACCTTTACCAACAAAGCCGCGCGTGAAATGAAGAACCGCGTTGGGCGCATGTTAGGCCAGACAGTTGAAGGCATGCCTTGGCTGGGCACGTTCCACTCAATCTGTGTTAAGATCTTGCGCCGTCATGCCGAATTGGTTGATCTGAACTCAAACTTCACAATTTTGGACACTGACGATCAGATACGTCTTTTGAAGCAGCTGATCCGGGCTGCCAATATTGACGATAAACGCTGGCCAGCACGTGCACTGGCAGGGGTGATTGATCACTGGAAAAACCGTGCTTGGACGCCGGACAACCTCCCCGGCTCTGAGGCACATGCATATGACGGCAAAGGACCAGCACTTTACCGGCAATACCAAACTCGACTGAAAGAGCTGAATGCAGTGGATTTTGGTGACTTGCTGATGCACGTCGTCACGATCTTTCAAGCGCACGATGATGTTCTCAAGCAATATCAGCGTTGGTTCCGATATATCTTAGTGGACGAATACCAAGATACCAACGTCGCACAGTACCTGTGGTTGCGCTTGTTGGCAGGTGGGCATCAAAACATCTGTTGTGTGGGTGACGATGATCAGTCGATTTATGGTTGGCGCGGGGCTGAGGTGGGGAATATTCTGCGATTCGAAAAGGACTTTCCCGGAGCCCATGTGGTGCGGTTAGAGCAGAATTATCGCTCTACGGCGCATATCCTTGCTGCCGCTTCTGGGGTGATTGCAGGTAACAAAGGCCGATTGGGCAAAGAGCTTTGGACCGAAGCCGAAGGCGGTGAAAAAGTTCGCTTGATTGGCCACTGGGATGGTGAGACCGAGGCACGCTGGATCGGGGAAGAGATTGAGGCGATGCAGGGTGGAACCCGTGGTCAACGCCCCTATAACTTGGACGAAATGGCCATCCTTGTCCGCGCCTCGCATCAGATGCGCGCGTTCGAGGATCGGTTCCTATCGATCGGCCTGCCATATCGCGTCATCGGTGGCCCGCGTTTCTATGAACGTTTGGAAATTCGCGATGCCATGGCCTATTTCCGGCTGGTGGTCAGCCCCTCGGATGATCTGGCCTTCGAGCGGATTGTGAACACCCCGAAGCGCGGCCTTGGCGACAAGGCGCAGCAGAAAATCCAGATGACTGCGCGCGAAAACGGCGTGCCCCTGATGCAGGGTGCTCGGATATTGTTGCAGAACAAAGGTTTGACCGGCAAAGGCGCGACCGAGCTGACCCGTCTGATCGATAATCTTGAGCGCTGGCGCGGTATGTCAACTGGGCCTGTACGTATCATACCCATCGATGATGATGATATATCTGTTTTGGAGGATATCACTGGAATTCCTGAGCCGACAATCGAACAGGGTGAACCAGAGGTCAGCCATATTGAACTGGCCCAGATCATGTTGGACGAATCCGGTTATACCGAGATGTGGCAAAACGACAAAAGTCCGGATGCGCAGGGGCGACTTGAGAACCTCAAGGAGCTGGTTAAGTCGTTGGAGCAGCATGAAAACCTATCCGGTTTCATGGAACACGTCAGCCTGATCATGGACAATAATAGCGAGGACGCCTCTGAAAAGGTGTCGATCATGACCCTACATGCCGCGAAGGGTTTGGAATTTCCTGTTGTGTTCCTGCCAGGGTGGGAAGATGGCTTGTTCCCCTCGCAGCGCTCAATGGATGAAAGCGGTCAGACAGGTCTCGAGGAAGAGCGCCGCCTGGCCTATGTCGGCATTACCCGTGCCGAGGAGGTTTGCACCATCTCATTTGCTGGAAACCGTCAGGTGTTTGGCCAATGGCAATCACAGATGCCGTCCCGTTTCATTGATGAGCTTCCTGAGGATCATGTCGATGTGCTGACTGCACCGGGCCTTTATGGCGGAAACTATGGTGCTGCGGGGATGAATGCAGGAACGCACGCGGGCATTGAGACGCGTGCGGCTGAGGCGGATGTCTATGCCTCGCCCGGATGGCGGCGGATGCAGGCGCGGAGCCAGCAAAGAACCGTTGCCCAGCCCAACCCAGCCAAATCCCGTGTGATCGATGTGCAGGCCGACAGCGTGCACACGATGGGCGAACGGGTGTTTCACCAGAAATTTGGTTATGGGGCGATTGTGGGCATGGATGGTGACAAGCTTGAGATCGACTTTGAAAAGGCCGGGCTAAAGAAAATTGTAGCGCGCTTTGTTACTGGCGCTGATGATGTGCCGTTTTGAGCCTCTGTCCGGGGCTTGAGCAATGGTTCAAAGCCGAACCAGATGATTGTCCCATGCCAGCGCATGTTGATGTTGAGGCTTTAATCCTGTTGCCATAATGCGGCCAACCACGCCTGTGCCGGTGGTGTAGCTGAACCCGCCGTGCTGATAAGAGATGCCGCAGACATCGGTCGCCCGATAAATCCTTATTGTGTTTTGGCTTGTATTAAACGTCTGGATCAGTCCGCCACGTGGGGATGTCGACGCGATCCGTGTGCCATCAGCAGAAATGGCGATGCTGCCAGCATATCCGGCCATCTGTCGTTGGATCTCAGGTTGGGCAGTCAGGGGCTGAATGTCTTGCCCACGTATATGGAAGCCCGCCAACGGTATCGCTTGGGTCAGATCACCTTGCCATTGCATCGCCAGTGCCACCCGTCCGGTGGGGGACACGGCCAAGTGCCGGATTGAGTTTAGCCGCAGGTTCGGGGGTAACGTGGCTTGCTCTATCATGTCACCCGTTAACGACAGATAGCTGAGGTTGGATTGCATGCTGGGAAGGTTCAGCTTGGCACGCCCGCTTTCGGGGTGCGTTTCTATCCCACCATTGGCGACCACCAGTGCCTGCCCATCTGGCATCAGACGCAGGTCATGTGGACCGATACCACCAGACTGAAATTCGCCGATGCGGTGATAGCCGTTCGCAGCATCCCATAGGCCAATCACCCCATGCCCGGAGTCATAATCGTTTTCTGTGGTAAAGAGTGTTTTACCATCTAGGGAAAAACAGCCATGACCATAGAAATGCCGCCCCTCAGGCGCATCAAGACGCGCGCGCACTTGGCCATTCTGGCAGTCAATCACCAGCGCAAACCGGCCAGGTCGACGGGCAAACGCCACGGCATAAGGCTGGTTAGGGTGCGCCGCTGCCGCGTGCCCGCGCCCGGGCAAAGGAAGGGTGAAGGTGAGCTCGCCATCTTCACGCAATCCGCACAGAGCGTAGTAGCCAGTGGCTGTCTTAGCTGCCGCCAGACAGGCCGGTGCGCCAGCATGCGCCCAAGTGGGACGAGGCACGAAGGTAGCAGCTAACAGCCCAGACAAAAAGGTGCGGCGGTTGCTCATGTCAGTCGCCGTCAAGAGAGTTGAAACCAGCAGAAACCCCAAGATGTGGGCCCAGCCTTTCAGTAAGAAATGCGTGTAGCTCATCGATCTGTTGTTTCAGAGATTCAATGCGGAACCGATTGGCTGGGTCGCTAACGCCTGAGAGGGCAGGGTCGCCCAATTCTTCGATTGCATGTTTGATTTTGCTGAATTTGATTATCAGAGCGTTGGACAGTTTTTGATCCTCCGATGCCAAGGTGATTGACAATTCCCATGGTGAAGCAAGCGAATTTTCAACGAGTCGAAGCGACATATCAGAGCGACGGGCTTCGGCGCGTTTAGGACGGGGTTTGTCAAATGTACCTAAAGGGCGGCCAAGGCGGGTGTCTGATGTGAACTCCACTGCGGTGGAAATACCTTTAAAAAGTTCGCGTTTGACTTCGGCCTCAGTTCGGTAGGGCGTATCAATTGTAGGGGTTAAAAGATGAGATTTGTAATCGTCCCAGCCATCGCGGATGGCCTGCGCTGTGCGGGCGATGTCATCGGCCTGCCGTCTGATCAGTGCGCAGCGATATTTGCCCGTTCCAATTTCTTGAAAAGCGGGCTCATAAAGCATGTATTCCATCGCGTAAAACCCACGAGCTGCGATTGAGGCTCGAGAAAAACTTTCGGCACTATCGATAATCGGATCGTTTTCGAGGATCAGT
Protein-coding sequences here:
- a CDS encoding ATP-dependent helicase; the protein is MSSFDDSDAFEGASLAARAMAARPMPYLDELNPEQRAAVEALDGPVLMLAGAGTGKTKALTSRIVHLLNTGRARPNEILAVTFTNKAAREMKNRVGRMLGQTVEGMPWLGTFHSICVKILRRHAELVDLNSNFTILDTDDQIRLLKQLIRAANIDDKRWPARALAGVIDHWKNRAWTPDNLPGSEAHAYDGKGPALYRQYQTRLKELNAVDFGDLLMHVVTIFQAHDDVLKQYQRWFRYILVDEYQDTNVAQYLWLRLLAGGHQNICCVGDDDQSIYGWRGAEVGNILRFEKDFPGAHVVRLEQNYRSTAHILAAASGVIAGNKGRLGKELWTEAEGGEKVRLIGHWDGETEARWIGEEIEAMQGGTRGQRPYNLDEMAILVRASHQMRAFEDRFLSIGLPYRVIGGPRFYERLEIRDAMAYFRLVVSPSDDLAFERIVNTPKRGLGDKAQQKIQMTARENGVPLMQGARILLQNKGLTGKGATELTRLIDNLERWRGMSTGPVRIIPIDDDDISVLEDITGIPEPTIEQGEPEVSHIELAQIMLDESGYTEMWQNDKSPDAQGRLENLKELVKSLEQHENLSGFMEHVSLIMDNNSEDASEKVSIMTLHAAKGLEFPVVFLPGWEDGLFPSQRSMDESGQTGLEEERRLAYVGITRAEEVCTISFAGNRQVFGQWQSQMPSRFIDELPEDHVDVLTAPGLYGGNYGAAGMNAGTHAGIETRAAEADVYASPGWRRMQARSQQRTVAQPNPAKSRVIDVQADSVHTMGERVFHQKFGYGAIVGMDGDKLEIDFEKAGLKKIVARFVTGADDVPF
- a CDS encoding DUF1513 domain-containing protein; its protein translation is MSNRRTFLSGLLAATFVPRPTWAHAGAPACLAAAKTATGYYALCGLREDGELTFTLPLPGRGHAAAAHPNQPYAVAFARRPGRFALVIDCQNGQVRARLDAPEGRHFYGHGCFSLDGKTLFTTENDYDSGHGVIGLWDAANGYHRIGEFQSGGIGPHDLRLMPDGQALVVANGGIETHPESGRAKLNLPSMQSNLSYLSLTGDMIEQATLPPNLRLNSIRHLAVSPTGRVALAMQWQGDLTQAIPLAGFHIRGQDIQPLTAQPEIQRQMAGYAGSIAISADGTRIASTSPRGGLIQTFNTSQNTIRIYRATDVCGISYQHGGFSYTTGTGVVGRIMATGLKPQHQHALAWDNHLVRL
- a CDS encoding imelysin family protein, with amino-acid sequence MLRISALCLSLLWPVETFAQDAEWSGQINTIMEHQVLMRFDDLEDNTMKLSKAAAQSCDPEGETLRESLRMSLGAWASTSAFRFGPTEIDNHSFALGFWPDPRGKTPKALRKLILENDPIIDSAESFSRASIAARGFYAMEYMLYEPAFQEIGTGKYRCALIRRQADDIARTAQAIRDGWDDYKSHLLTPTIDTPYRTEAEVKRELFKGISTAVEFTSDTRLGRPLGTFDKPRPKRAEARRSDMSLRLVENSLASPWELSITLASEDQKLSNALIIKFSKIKHAIEELGDPALSGVSDPANRFRIESLKQQIDELHAFLTERLGPHLGVSAGFNSLDGD